The Mastacembelus armatus chromosome 9, fMasArm1.2, whole genome shotgun sequence genome contains a region encoding:
- the vcp gene encoding transitional endoplasmic reticulum ATPase produces the protein MASGGESKNDDLATAILKQKNRPNRLIVDESINEDNSVVSLSQTKMDELQLFRGDTVLMKGKKRRETVCIVLSDDTCSDEKVRMNRVVRNNLRVRLGDVISIQPCPDVKYGKRIHVLPIDDTVEGITGNLFEVYLKPYFLEAYRPIRKGDIFLVRGGMRAVEFKVVETDPSPYCIVAPDTVIHCEGEPIRREDEEESLNEVGYDDIGGVRKQLAQIKEMVELPLRHPALFKAIGVKPPRGILLYGPPGTGKTLIARAVANETGAFFFLINGPEIMSKLAGESESNLRKAFEEAEKNAPAIIFIDELDAIAPKREKTHGEVERRIVSQLLTLMDGLKQRAHVIVMAATNRPNSIDPALRRFGRFDREVDIGIPDATGRLEILQIHTKNMKLADDVDLEQVANETHGHVGADLAALCSEAALQAIRKKMDLIDLEDETIDAEVMNSLAVTMDDFKWALSQSNPSALRETVVEVPNITWEDIGGLEDVKRELQELVQYPVEHPDKFLKFGMTPSKGVLFYGPPGCGKTLLAKAIANECQANFISIKGPELLTMWFGESEANVREIFDKARQAAPCVLFFDELDSIAKARGGNIGDGGGAADRVINQILTEMDGMSSKKNVFIIGATNRPDIIDPAILRPGRLDQLIYIPLPDEKSRISILKANLRKSPISKDVDLDFLAKMTNGFSGADLTEICQRACKLAIRESIENEIRRERERQTNPSAMEVEEDDPVPEIRKDHFEEAMRFARRSVSDNDIRKYEMFAQTLQQSRGFGSFRFPSSATGGSGTSHGTGGTGGGPVFNEDNDDDLYG, from the exons ATGGCCTCGGGAGGGGA ATCCAAAAATGATGATCTAGCCACTGCAATTCTGAAACAGAAGAACAGACCCAACAGACTGATTGTTGATGAATCCATCAATGAAGACAACAGTGTGGTCTCTCTCTCACAG ACCAAGATGGATGAGTTGCAGCTTTTCCGTGGAGACACAGTGCTGATGaagggaaagaagaggagggagacTGTGTGTATTGTGCTGTCCGATGACACCTGTTCTGATGAAAAGGTTCGCATGAACAGGGTGGTCCGCAACAACCTGAGGGTCAGGCTGGGTGATGTCATCAG CATTCAGCCATGTCCTGATGTCAAGTATGGAAAGAGGATCCATGTTCTCCCAATAGATGACACAGTAGAAGGAATTACTGGAAACTTGTTTGAGGTGTACCTGAAGCCGTACTTCTTAGAGGCTTACCGGCCAATCCGCAAAG GTGACATTTTCTTGGTCAGAGGTGGCATGCGTGCTGTGGAGTTTAAGGTGGTGGAGACTGATCCCTCCCCTTATTGCATCGTTGCTCCTGATACAGTTATCCACTGTGAGGGAGAGCCAATCAGGAGAGAG GATGAGGAAGAGTCCCTCAATGAGGTGGGCTATGATGACATTGGAGGAGTGAGAAAGCAGTTAGCTCAGATTAAAGAAATGGTGGAGCTGCCTCTTAGACATCCTGCACTCTTCAAGGCCATAGGAGTCAAG CCCCCACGTGGAATCCTGCTGTATGGACCACCTGGAACTGGAAAGACCTTGATTGCCAGAGCTGTGGCTAATGAAACAGGagctttcttcttcttgatTAATG GTCCTGAGATCATGAGTAAGTTAGCAGGAGAGAGCGAGAGTAACCTGAGAAAGGCTTttgaggaagcagagaaaaatgcCCCTGCCATCATCTTTATCGATGAGCTGGATGCAATCGCTCCAAAGAGAGAGAAG ACTCATGGAGAAGTGGAGAGGCGCATTGTTTCTCAGCTGCTGACTCTCATGGATGGCCTGAAACAGAGAGCTCATGTCATTGTCATGGCTGCCACCAACAGACCCAACAGCATTGACCCAGCTCTCAGGAGATTTG GTCGTTTTGACAGGGAGGTGGATATTGGTATCCCAGATGCAACTGGAAGACTGGAGATTCTCCAGATTCACACCAAGAACATGAAGCTGGCTGATGATGTTGACTTAGAACAG GTAGCCAATGAAACCCATGGACATGTGGGTGCGGATCtggctgctctctgctctgagGCAGCCCTGCAGGCCATCAGGAAGAAGATGGACCTGATTGACCTGGAGGATGAGACCATTGATGCTGAAGTCATGAACTCTCTTGCTGTCACCATGGATGACTTCAAG TGGGCCCTGAGCCAGAGCAACCCATCGGCCCTGAGGGAGACAGTTGTTGAGGTTCCCAACATCACCTGGGAGGATATTGGAGGTTTGGAAGATGTGAAGAGGGAGCTGCAAGAGTTGGTGCAG TACCCAGTGGAACACCCAGACAAGTTCCTCAAGTTTGGCATGACCCCATCCAAGGGTGTGCTGTTCTATGGACCCCCTGGTTGTGGTAAGACTCTGCTGGCCAAAGCTATTGCAAATGAGTGCCAGGCAAATTTCATCTCCATCAAAGGACCAGAGCTGCTCACCATGTGGTTTGGAGAGTCTGAGGCTAATGTCAGAGAGATCTTTGACAAG GCTCGTCAAGCAGCCCCATGTGTTCTCTTCTTTGATGAACTGGACTCCATAGCCAAGGCCCGTGGTGGCAACATTGGAGACGGTGGTGGAGCAGCTGACCGTGTCATCAACCAGATCCTGACGGAGATGGATGGAATGTCCAGCAAGAAGAACGTCTTCATAATCGGAGCCACAAACAGACCAGACATCATTGACCCTGCCATCCTGAGACCTGGCCGTCTGGACCAGCTCATCTATATCCCCTTGCCTGACGAGAAGAGCAGGATCAGCATTCTGAAGGCCAACCTTCGCAAGAGTCCCATTAGCAAG GATGTTGACTTGGACTTCCTGGCAAAGATGACCAATGGCTTCTCTGGAGCTGATCTGACAGAGATCTGCCAGCGGGCGTGTAAACTGGCCATCAGAGAGAGCATCGAGAATGAGATCCGccgagagagggagaggcagacCAACCCATCGGCTATG gAGGTGGAAGAGGACGATCCGGTGCCAGAGATCAGAAAGGACCACTTTGAAGAGGCAATGCGATTTGCTCGTCGCTCTGTCAGTGACAATGACATTCGCAAATACGAAATGTTTgctcagacactgcagcagagccGTGGCTTTGGCAGCTTCAG GTTTCCCTCCAGTGCCACAGGTGGCAGCGGGACAAGCCACGGCACAGGAGGAACTGGTGGTGGTCCAGTGTTCAATGAAGACAACGACGATGACCTTTATGGATAA
- the dnajb5 gene encoding dnaJ homolog subfamily B member 5, whose product MCVCAAMGKDYYKTLGIPKGSNEEEIKKAYRRMALRFHPDKNKDANAEEKFKEIAEAYEVLSDPKKRVIYDQHGEEGLKTGGSSSSGAPGSSTYHYTFHGDPHATFASFFGGSNPFDMFFGSNRSHSRSNGFSFHNDHSNDADQDMDIDDDDPFAHFGRQFGFPGGMNNGFPGDGRRRRGVPSERLGTGRKQQDPPVVHELKVSLEEIFHGCTKRMKITRRRLNPDGRSMRTEDKILNIVIKKGWKEGTKITFPKEGDETPENIPADIAFVLKDKGHAHFKRDGSNIIYNCKISLKEALCGCTVSIPTLENRVISLPCHDIIKPGTVKRLRGEGLPFPKNPSQRGDLIVEFLVRFPDRIPPQSREIIRQHLPQS is encoded by the exons atgtgtgtgtgtgcagctatGGGGAAGGACTACTACAAGACCCTGGGTATCCCCAAGGGCTCCAATGAGGAGGAGATCAAGAAGGCTTACCGGCGAATGGCGCTGCGCTTCCACCCTGACAAGAACAAGGATGCCAACGCAGAGGAGAAGTTCAAGGAGATCGCAGAGGCCTATGAGGTTCTGAGCGACCCCAAGAAGAGGGTCATCTATGATCAGCATGGAGAGGAAG gtttgaagacaggaggcagcagcTCTTCAGGTGCTCCTGGCAGCTCAACATACCACTACACCTTCCATGGAGACCCCCACGCTACTTTTGCCTCCTTCTTCGGCGGCTCCAACCCCTTTGATATGTTTTTCGGCTCCAACCGCAGCCACAGCCGCTCCAATGGTTTCTCCTTCCACAATGACCACAGCAATGATGCAGACCAGGACATGGACATAGATGATGATGACCCCTTTGCTCATTTTGGAAGACAGTTTGGCTTTCCAGGTGGGATGAACAACGGTTTTCCAGGGGATGGCCGTAGAAGGAGGGGGGTTCCATCAGAGCGCCTTGGGACTGGTCGAAAGCAGCAGGACCCTCCGGTGGTCCACGAGCTGAAGGTCTCGCTGGAAGAGATCTTCCATGGCTGCACCAAGCGCATGAAGATCACCCGCCGCAGGCTGAACCCAGATGGGCGGAGCATGAGGACAGAAGACAAGATCCTCAACATCGTCATCAAGAAAGGCTGGAAGGAAGGGACCAAGATCACCTTTCCTAAGGAGGGGGACGAGACCCCTGAGAACATTCCTGCCGACATAGCTTTCGTACTTAAAGACAAAGGGCACGCCCACTTCAAGAGAGACGGTTCCAATATAATTTATAACTGCAAGATCAGTTTAAAAGAG GCGTTGTGTGGCTGCACGGTTAGCATTCCCACGCTGGAAAACCGCGTCATCTCTCTTCCCTGTCACGACATCATCAAGCCAGGGACGGTGAAGCGACTCAGAGGGGAAGGCCTGCCTTTCCCCAAGAACCCGTCACAACGCGGTGACCTCATCGTGGAGTTTTTGGTCCGTTTTCCTGATAGGATCCCCCCCCAGTCTAGGGAGATTATCAGACAACACCTCCCCCAGTCATAG